In one window of Canis lupus baileyi chromosome 12, mCanLup2.hap1, whole genome shotgun sequence DNA:
- the FNDC4 gene encoding fibronectin type III domain-containing protein 4 isoform X2, with protein sequence MPRCLPADSVGTMASLMPLSPYLSPTVLLLVSCDLGFVRADRPPSPVNVTVTHLRANSATVSWDVPEGNIVIGYSISQQRQNGPGQRVIREVNTTTRACALWGLAEDSDYTVQVRSIGLRGESPPGPRVHFRTLKGSDRLPSNSSSPGDITVEGLDGERPLQTGEVVIIVVVLLMWAEKVTVHQHH encoded by the exons ATGCCCCGGTGCCTCCCAGCGGACTCGGTGGGGACCATGGCTTCGCTGATGCCTCTCTCCCCATATTTAAGCCCCACGGTCCTCCTGCTGGTCAGTTGTGACCTGGGCTTTGTGCGAGCAG ACCGACCTCCCTCTCCTGTGAATGTGACAGTCACTCACCTCAGAGCCAACTCGGCCACTGTATCCTGGGACGTCCCAGAAGGCAACATCGTCATTGGCTACTCCATTTCCCAGCAA CGACAGAATGGCCCTGGGCAGCGTGTGATCCGGGAGGTGAACACTACCACTCGGGCCTGTGCCCTCTGGGGCTTGGCTGAAGACAGTGACTACACAGTGCAGGTCAGGAGCATCGGCCTCCGAGGAGAGAGCCCCCCAGGGCCTCGGGTGCACTTCCGAACTCTCAAGGGTTCTGACCGGCTACCCTCAAACAGCTCAAGCCCAG GTGACATCACAGTGGAGGGTCTGGATGGAGAGCGACCCCTACAGACGGGGGAAGTGGTCATCATTGTGGTGGTGTTGCTCATGTGGGCTG aaaaagtcacCGTCCATCAACACCATTGA
- the GCKR gene encoding glucokinase regulatory protein isoform X3, producing MPSTKRFQHVIETPEPGKWELSGYEAALPITEKSNPLTQDLDKADAEQIVRLLGQCDAEIFQEEGQIMPTYQRLYSESVLTTMVQVAGKVQEVLKEPEGGLVVLSGGGTSGRMAFLMSVSFNQLMKGLGQKPLYTYLIAGGDRSVVASREGTEDSALHGIEELKKVAAGKKRVIVIGISVGLSAPFVAGQMDYCMDNPAIFLPVLVGFNPVNMARNDPIEDWSSTFRQIAERMQKLQEKQEAFVLNPAIGPEGLSGSSRMKGGSATKILLETLLLAAHKTVDRGIAASQRCLLEILRTFERAHQVTYSQSTKIAALMKQASSSLEKKGRVYLVGWQTLGIIAIMDGVECIHTFGADFQDVRGFLIGDHSDMFNQKAELINQGPQFCFSQEDFLTSILPSLTEIDTVVFVFTLDDNLTEVQTLVEQVKEKTANIQALAHSTVGQSLPTPLKKLFPSIISIMWPLLFFEYEGNFIQGLEEERVSSRFFTECGAQHGAQSQDPEIRT from the exons ATGCCCAGCACAAAACGATTTCAACATGTGATTGAGACCCCAGAGCCTGGCAAGTGGGAG TTGTCTGGGTATGAGGCAGCCCTGCCAATCACAGAGAAGTCAAATCCACTGACCCAGGACTTGGACAAAGCAGACGCCGAGCAAATTGTTCGATTGCTGGGGCAATGTGATGCTGAGATCttccaggaggaggggcaaatcATGCCCACATACCAG CGACTGTATAGTGAATCAGTTCTGACTACCATGGTACAAGTGGCTGGAAAAGTTCAGGAAGTGCTGAAG gaGCCTGAGGGGGGACTGGTGGTGCTGAGTGGAGGGGGTACCTCTGGCAGGATGGCATTTCTCATGTCG GTCTCCTTTAACCAGCTGATGAAAGGTCTAGGACAGAAACCTCTTTACACCTACCTCATTGCAGGAGGTGACAG GTCTGTGGTGGCATCTAGGGAGGGGACAGAAGACAGTGCCCTGCACGGGATTGAAGAACTGAAAAAG GTGGCTGCTGGGAAGAAGAGGGTGATTGTCATTGGCATTTCCGTGGGACTCTCT GCTCCCTTTGTGGCAGGCCAGATGGATTACTGCATGGACAACCCAGCCATCTTCTTGCCTGTCCTGGTTGGTTTCAACCCTGTGAACATGGCCAG AAATGACCCCATTGAAGACTGGAGTTCCACATTCCGACAAATAGCAGAGCGGATGCAGAAACTGCAAGAGAAGCAGGAAGCTTTTGTGCTCAATCCTGCAATTGGG CCCGAGGGTCTCAGTGGCTCATCCCGGATGAAAGGTGGAAGCGCTACCAAGATCTTGCTGGAAACCCTGCTACTGGCAGCCCATAAGACAGTGGACCGGGGCATTGCAGCATCTCAGAG GTGCCTTCTGGAAATCCTGCGGACATTTGAGCGGGCTCATCAGGTGACCTATAGTCAAAGCACTAAAATTGCTGCCCTGATGAAACAAGCCAGCAGCAG CCTGGAGAAGAAAGGCCGAGTATACCTGGTTGGCTGGCAGACCCTTGGCATCATTGCCATCATGGATGGAGTGGAGTGCATCCACACGTTTGGTGCTG ATTTCCAAGATGTCCGTGGCTTTCTCATTGGTGATCACAGTGATATGTTTAACCAGAAGGCTGAGCTCATCAACCAG GGTCCCCAGTTCTGCTTCTCCCAGGAGGACTTCCTGACTTCCATCTTGCCATCCCTCACGGAAATTGACACCGTGGTCTTCGTTTTTACCCTGGATG acAACCTCACGGAGGTGCAGACACTGGTGGAGCAGGTGAAAGAGAAGACCGCCAACATCCAGGCCTTGGCACATAGCACTGTGGGGCAGTCCCTGCCG acccCTCTGAAGAAGCTCTTCCCTTCTATCATCAGCATCATGTGGCCACTGCTTTTCTTTGAATACGAAGGGAATTTCATCCAG gggttagaggaagagagagtctcaagcagattcttcactgagtgtggagctcaacacggggctcaatcccaagatcctgagatcaggacctga
- the FNDC4 gene encoding fibronectin type III domain-containing protein 4 isoform X1 — MPRCLPADSVGTMASLMPLSPYLSPTVLLLVSCDLGFVRADRPPSPVNVTVTHLRANSATVSWDVPEGNIVIGYSISQQRQNGPGQRVIREVNTTTRACALWGLAEDSDYTVQVRSIGLRGESPPGPRVHFRTLKGSDRLPSNSSSPGDITVEGLDGERPLQTGEVVIIVVVLLMWAAVIGLFCRQYDIIKDNDSNNNPKEKGKGPEQSPQGRPVGTRQKKSPSINTIDV, encoded by the exons ATGCCCCGGTGCCTCCCAGCGGACTCGGTGGGGACCATGGCTTCGCTGATGCCTCTCTCCCCATATTTAAGCCCCACGGTCCTCCTGCTGGTCAGTTGTGACCTGGGCTTTGTGCGAGCAG ACCGACCTCCCTCTCCTGTGAATGTGACAGTCACTCACCTCAGAGCCAACTCGGCCACTGTATCCTGGGACGTCCCAGAAGGCAACATCGTCATTGGCTACTCCATTTCCCAGCAA CGACAGAATGGCCCTGGGCAGCGTGTGATCCGGGAGGTGAACACTACCACTCGGGCCTGTGCCCTCTGGGGCTTGGCTGAAGACAGTGACTACACAGTGCAGGTCAGGAGCATCGGCCTCCGAGGAGAGAGCCCCCCAGGGCCTCGGGTGCACTTCCGAACTCTCAAGGGTTCTGACCGGCTACCCTCAAACAGCTCAAGCCCAG GTGACATCACAGTGGAGGGTCTGGATGGAGAGCGACCCCTACAGACGGGGGAAGTGGTCATCATTGTGGTGGTGTTGCTCATGTGGGCTG CTGTAATTGGGCTATTCTGCCGTCAGTATGATATCATCAAGGACAACGACTCCAACAACAACcccaaggagaaggggaaggggccgGAACAGAGTCCTCAGGGAAGGCCAGTGGGGACAAGACAG aaaaagtcacCGTCCATCAACACCATTGATGTATGA